From Paraflavitalea devenefica, the proteins below share one genomic window:
- a CDS encoding TolC family protein yields MRHSIKYILLVILLAPLQLLAQPPAILPLDTILQRIDRNNVLLQSYGLKAESYKYSAEAATGWMAPMVGVGTFMTPYPNQIIMDGRDRGNLMLAIEQDIPNTAKLNAKKKYIASQANVERANRDITLNDFKAQAKRLYFNWLVATQRIKVLQENERIMVMMKKIEEVRYPYNQSQLGSVFKADARIEENRNMIRMQEGTIAKARAWLNSLMNAPGNQQFEIDSLYQPSFTPSASYDTAMLASVRKDVFKMNESIRSMQLNVESMQKEKKPDFRIRFDHMYPLDAAMPTAFSVMGMVSIPIAPWASKMYKNEVKAMQYNIQGMEKERAAMLQETQGMLYGMQYEIQSMQKRIIAMEEKIIPALKKTFDATFLVYQENKIQLPAVIDAWEAQTMMQMNVLDEKLKLYEMIVDYEKELYR; encoded by the coding sequence ATGAGACACAGCATTAAATATATTCTTTTAGTAATCCTGCTGGCTCCCTTGCAATTATTGGCGCAACCACCAGCCATTTTACCGCTGGATACTATTCTGCAAAGGATTGACAGAAATAATGTATTGCTGCAGTCTTATGGTCTGAAAGCAGAAAGCTATAAATACAGTGCCGAAGCAGCTACCGGCTGGATGGCCCCCATGGTGGGTGTAGGAACTTTCATGACGCCTTACCCCAATCAGATTATTATGGATGGCAGGGATAGAGGAAACCTGATGCTGGCCATTGAGCAGGATATACCCAATACGGCAAAGTTAAATGCCAAAAAGAAATACATCGCTTCCCAGGCAAACGTGGAAAGGGCCAACCGGGACATCACCCTGAATGACTTCAAGGCCCAGGCAAAACGGCTTTATTTTAATTGGCTGGTGGCCACACAGCGGATAAAAGTGCTACAGGAAAATGAACGGATCATGGTCATGATGAAAAAGATTGAAGAAGTACGTTATCCCTACAACCAGTCTCAGTTGGGCAGTGTGTTCAAGGCGGATGCCCGTATAGAAGAAAACCGCAACATGATCCGCATGCAGGAAGGCACCATTGCCAAGGCAAGGGCCTGGCTCAACAGTCTGATGAATGCACCCGGCAATCAGCAATTTGAGATTGATTCTTTATATCAACCCTCTTTCACACCATCGGCATCCTATGACACCGCTATGTTAGCATCCGTACGAAAAGATGTTTTTAAAATGAATGAAAGCATCCGCTCCATGCAATTGAATGTGGAGAGTATGCAGAAAGAAAAAAAGCCGGATTTCCGTATCCGCTTTGATCATATGTATCCCCTGGATGCGGCTATGCCTACTGCATTCAGCGTGATGGGCATGGTATCTATACCCATTGCTCCCTGGGCTTCCAAAATGTATAAAAATGAAGTTAAAGCCATGCAGTATAATATACAGGGCATGGAAAAGGAACGGGCGGCCATGCTCCAGGAAACGCAGGGCATGCTGTATGGTATGCAATACGAAATTCAATCCATGCAAAAACGCATCATTGCCATGGAGGAAAAGATCATTCCCGCCCTTAAAAAAACATTCGATGCCACTTTCCTGGTGTACCAGGAAAATAAAATACAGTTGCCCGCTGTCATTGACGCCTGGGAAGCGCAAACCATGATGCAAATGAATGTGCTGGATGAAAAATTGAAATTATACGAAATGATTGTGGATTATGAGAAGGAATTATATCGTTAA
- a CDS encoding efflux RND transporter permease subunit — translation MNWFNKKNKKAANWISEEERLKVIEQSSKQVSRGVFFATVIIITSFLPVFMLTGQEGKLFHPLAYTKTFIMIVDALLVITLAPVLISFFMKGKFRPDNANPVNRFLERIYEPIIRTVLKWRKTTLAINVIALLITIPLLKTLGTEFMPPLDEQSILFMPVTLPDVSNAEAKRILQVQDKIIKSVPEVDKVLGKAGRASTATDNSPISMIETIIMLKPKSAWRPGLTKKDVVNELDAKLQIPGVVNGWTQPIINRINMLATGIRTDVGVKVYGQNLDSIASVSERVKKVLEGTKGIADLYVEPVTGGKYLSINVRRADLSRYGLNVDDVNQTVETSLGGSTIGNTIEGRQRFSIAVRLAQEYRNSVERIKRIPLVSPAFGEIPLSAVADVVFEDGPPMINSENAMLRGAVLFNVRDRDLGSTVTEAIQKMNKAKGVLPQGYYLEWSGQYENLIRGQQTLLWIAPIVLVIIFFSLYFAFHSIREAFLSLITVPFALIGGAYMIWIWGANLSVAVAVGFIALFGIAVETGIVMVIYLNDAMKQLVTEKGNSGETITPEDLRRYVIQGAAKRLRPKLMTVCVSLFGLVPVLWASGVGTDVMKPIVLPMIGGVLTSSTHILLVTPLIFLMTKEYELRKYGKLEIHETQH, via the coding sequence ATGAATTGGTTCAACAAGAAAAATAAAAAAGCAGCGAACTGGATTTCAGAAGAAGAACGGTTAAAAGTCATTGAACAATCCAGTAAGCAGGTATCACGGGGCGTTTTCTTCGCCACGGTGATCATCATTACCTCCTTTCTACCGGTATTTATGTTGACGGGGCAGGAAGGCAAGCTATTTCATCCGCTGGCCTACACCAAGACCTTCATCATGATCGTGGATGCCTTGCTGGTAATCACACTCGCGCCCGTATTGATCTCCTTTTTCATGAAAGGTAAATTCAGGCCGGATAACGCCAACCCGGTTAACAGGTTCCTGGAAAGAATATATGAACCCATTATCAGAACGGTGCTGAAATGGCGGAAAACAACTTTGGCCATCAATGTCATTGCCCTGTTGATCACTATTCCTCTGCTCAAAACCCTGGGAACAGAATTTATGCCGCCGCTTGATGAGCAGAGCATATTGTTTATGCCAGTCACCTTGCCCGATGTATCCAACGCTGAGGCCAAACGCATTTTACAGGTACAGGATAAAATTATCAAATCGGTTCCCGAGGTAGATAAAGTACTGGGAAAAGCGGGCAGGGCCAGCACAGCCACCGACAACTCCCCCATCAGCATGATTGAGACCATCATCATGTTGAAACCGAAATCCGCCTGGCGGCCAGGTCTCACCAAAAAAGACGTTGTTAACGAACTGGACGCCAAGTTGCAGATACCCGGCGTCGTCAATGGGTGGACGCAACCGATCATCAACCGCATTAACATGCTGGCTACCGGCATCCGCACGGATGTAGGCGTAAAAGTATACGGACAGAACCTGGACAGCATTGCATCCGTATCAGAGCGGGTGAAAAAAGTACTGGAGGGCACAAAGGGCATTGCCGACCTGTATGTAGAACCTGTGACCGGAGGAAAATACCTTTCTATTAATGTTCGCCGGGCTGACCTGAGTCGTTACGGTTTAAACGTGGATGATGTTAACCAAACCGTTGAAACTTCCCTGGGTGGTTCAACCATAGGCAATACCATTGAAGGCCGCCAGCGTTTTTCTATAGCGGTTCGGTTGGCGCAGGAATACCGCAACAGCGTGGAACGCATTAAACGCATTCCGCTCGTAAGCCCTGCATTTGGAGAAATCCCCCTGTCGGCCGTGGCAGACGTGGTTTTTGAGGATGGCCCACCAATGATCAATTCCGAAAACGCCATGCTGCGAGGCGCTGTCTTATTCAACGTTCGGGACAGGGACCTGGGCAGTACGGTAACAGAAGCCATTCAAAAAATGAATAAGGCCAAAGGTGTATTACCGCAGGGATATTACCTGGAATGGAGCGGGCAATATGAAAACCTGATTCGTGGTCAGCAAACCCTGCTGTGGATAGCGCCCATTGTACTGGTGATTATCTTCTTCTCCTTATACTTCGCCTTTCATTCAATACGTGAAGCCTTTTTAAGCCTGATCACTGTGCCTTTCGCCTTGATCGGGGGTGCTTATATGATCTGGATATGGGGCGCCAATCTTTCTGTAGCGGTGGCCGTGGGCTTTATCGCTTTGTTTGGTATCGCCGTGGAAACAGGTATTGTGATGGTCATTTATCTCAATGATGCCATGAAACAACTGGTCACAGAAAAAGGTAATTCCGGTGAGACCATCACCCCGGAAGATCTTCGCCGGTATGTTATTCAGGGTGCCGCCAAACGGCTGCGGCCCAAATTGATGACTGTATGTGTATCCTTGTTCGGGCTGGTACCTGTACTGTGGGCCAGTGGTGTTGGTACAGATGTTATGAAACCTATTGTATTACCCATGATAGGCGGTGTACTTACTTCTTCCACCCATATACTACTGGTAACTCCCCTGATATTTTTAATGACAAAGGAATATGAATTACGGAAGTACGGAAAACTGGAAATCCATGAGACACAGCATTAA
- a CDS encoding efflux RND transporter permease subunit: MVHKIIEWSLQNRFIVLVLSAGLFVWGFFSVKKNPIDAIPDLSENQVIVFTEWMGRGPQLIEDQVTYPLVTNLQGLPRIKYVRGTSMFGMSFIYVIFNDDVDIYWARERVLERLSTVTRSLPTGVTPQLGPDGTGVGHVLWYTLDAPNMDLGEQRALQDWYIKFALQNVEGVSEIASFGGFQKQYQVTVDPNKLLYYKLSVPEVINAIRTNNNESGGRKFELSDIGYIIKTSGYLKSLQEIENIPVKNQNSIPIRVADVATVQMTGETRLGIFDQDGQGERVGGIVVMRYGQNAAAVIDKVKAKMQEVAKGFPEKVKFDIVYDRGELITESIDSIKRTLIEEMIVVSLVVIIFLFHWRSALSIIIQIPITLAASFILLNAFGISSNIMSLTGIALAIGVIVDNGIIMSENAYKHLSVRYEAWLKQNKQSA, encoded by the coding sequence ATGGTTCATAAAATAATAGAATGGTCACTCCAAAATCGGTTCATTGTACTGGTGCTGTCCGCCGGGTTATTTGTATGGGGGTTCTTTTCGGTTAAGAAAAACCCGATTGATGCAATCCCTGATTTATCGGAAAACCAGGTGATTGTATTTACAGAATGGATGGGCAGAGGTCCGCAATTGATAGAAGACCAGGTAACTTATCCGCTGGTCACCAACCTGCAGGGATTACCGCGCATTAAATACGTACGGGGCACCTCCATGTTTGGCATGAGTTTCATCTATGTTATTTTTAATGATGACGTAGATATTTACTGGGCCAGGGAAAGGGTATTGGAAAGGTTGAGTACCGTTACAAGATCATTACCTACCGGTGTCACGCCTCAATTGGGACCCGATGGAACCGGTGTAGGCCATGTTCTTTGGTATACGCTCGATGCTCCGAACATGGATTTGGGAGAACAAAGGGCCTTACAGGACTGGTATATCAAGTTTGCGTTACAGAACGTGGAAGGCGTCAGTGAGATCGCTTCTTTCGGTGGCTTTCAAAAGCAATACCAGGTCACTGTTGATCCTAATAAACTACTTTACTATAAACTTTCTGTCCCGGAAGTCATTAATGCCATCCGGACAAACAATAATGAATCAGGTGGCAGAAAGTTTGAATTAAGTGATATAGGATATATTATTAAAACTTCTGGTTACCTGAAATCACTGCAAGAGATTGAAAATATACCTGTCAAAAACCAAAACAGCATTCCCATCCGGGTAGCAGATGTGGCAACCGTACAAATGACCGGTGAAACAAGGCTGGGTATATTCGACCAGGACGGACAGGGGGAACGTGTTGGAGGAATCGTAGTTATGCGCTACGGTCAAAATGCCGCTGCTGTTATTGACAAGGTCAAAGCTAAAATGCAGGAAGTGGCAAAAGGTTTTCCTGAGAAGGTCAAGTTTGATATTGTCTATGATCGCGGGGAACTAATTACAGAATCCATTGATTCCATAAAAAGAACACTTATCGAAGAAATGATTGTCGTTTCTCTTGTGGTAATCATCTTTCTGTTTCACTGGCGGAGCGCCCTGAGTATTATTATACAAATCCCTATTACGTTGGCTGCCAGTTTTATCCTGTTAAACGCCTTTGGTATTTCTTCCAATATCATGTCGCTTACCGGCATCGCACTGGCTATCGGAGTGATCGTGGACAATGGCATTATCATGAGTGAAAATGCTTATAAGCATTTGTCAGTACGGTATGAAGCCTGGTTAAAACAAAACAAACAATCGGCTTAG
- a CDS encoding heme-binding domain-containing protein — translation MRVFKKIVWGLLILLVLIQFIPRSINKSDKITPTDIVNNYRVPDQVQSVLNRACYDCHSNNTRYPWYAHVQPFRLLLDRHIIDGKEELNFSEYGSYSKKRQFNKLKSIGESLEEGTMPLKSYRIMHADARLTEAEKAVVLKWVEDTRNLIVEGKSKTSL, via the coding sequence ATGCGTGTATTTAAAAAAATAGTGTGGGGATTATTGATCCTTCTTGTTTTGATACAGTTTATTCCAAGAAGCATAAACAAGAGTGATAAAATAACTCCCACAGATATAGTAAATAATTACCGTGTGCCAGATCAGGTGCAATCGGTATTGAATAGAGCTTGCTATGATTGTCACAGCAATAATACACGTTATCCGTGGTACGCTCATGTGCAGCCATTTCGGTTACTATTAGACCGGCATATTATAGATGGAAAGGAAGAATTAAACTTTAGCGAGTATGGAAGTTATTCAAAAAAGAGACAGTTCAACAAACTCAAATCCATCGGGGAATCACTGGAAGAAGGAACTATGCCGCTTAAATCGTACCGAATTATGCACGCAGATGCCAGGCTAACCGAAGCAGAGAAAGCCGTAGTGCTCAAATGGGTAGAAGATACACGTAATCTGATCGTAGAAGGAAAGAGTAAAACCAGCTTATAA